Within the Desulfurobacteriaceae bacterium genome, the region CTGGCCAAAGATGACTTTGAATACATATGGATTTTGAACAATGATACTATTGTATCGGAAGATAGTCTTTCCAGTTTAGTTTGTTGCATAAACGAAACGGGAGCAGGGGCAGTTGGTAGCACTATTTTCTTCTACAAAAGTCCATATGAGATACAAACCACAGGCGTAAAGGTAAAAAGGTACTTTCTCAGAGATGTATTCTCGTATAGAATGATTGCAGAAAAGATAGTTCGCCCACGGAGAGTAGATTCCCTAGTTGGATGTTCCTTTCTCATAAGGAAAAAAGTTTTAAAAACTGTAGGACTGTTTGATGAACAATATTTTTTATATCACGAAGAGGCAGATTTATTTTTTAGAGCTTCTAATAGTTTTAAATTCTTTGTTTCTCCAGAGTCCAAGGTATGGCACAAATACTCGGCAACGACGGGAGGGGAAACTTCCAATACTGTAGTTTACTATGGAACGAGGAACGGTTTTTTGTTTTCTAAAAAACACAATCCATGTTGGAAACATTTTCTGTTCATTTTCTTGTTCTTTTTAAGATATTATCCAGTTAGAGTTCTTAAGCTATTTCCCAAGCTTTCTAAACTGATTATTTATCACAAGGCTATACTTGACGGCATCAGAGGAAGGTATGGAAAAGCTGAAATTTCTTAGTCTTTCTATGATAACTAAATTTGGGGTATTCATAACAAATCTCTTGGTAAAATTTAAAGAAAAAAAAATATCAAATGTTCAACCAAGAAAAAATTTTTTTGTGTTTTCTAGAAACGATAGAATTGGTGATGCAATAGTAAGTTTACCCCTTTTTATTTCTATGAAGAGGTTAGGAATAAATTTTATAGTTTTTGCTTCTAAAGAAAATCACTGGGTTATAAAGCCTTTCGTTAAAGTGAAAATCATAGATAGTTTCTTTCCTTCTATGTTGGAAAAACTTCTCATCTTTTTTAGAAACTTGCTAACCATCTTCAGGAAACAAGATAAAAAGAATTTCAAGATTTTTTTTGATCTTAAAGGAGACTTAAAACTTTCTCAACATTTCTGCAAAAAAGGTTACTTCTGCATCCACTGTAAAAATCTTCTTCTTAATCTCTGTTGTTCCGATTACGTAATAAACGATTTTTATTCAACTTTTGGAAAAAAACAGCTACTTGAAAAGTATTTAGAATTTTTTAGGAATGCAGGAATACAGCTTCAAATCGAAGAGTTTCCAAAGGAGGTTGAGGAATACATTAAAAAAGTTCACAGTCCAAAAGCCGATAAAATTTTAGAAAGTTTGGAAAAGTTTTCCATAGTCTTTGTTGGTAACAAACCTTTCAGGAACTTTAGAACGGACGAATGGAAAGTGTTAATAGAGAAAGGATTGAAGTACGAAGGTACTATTTTAATTGTAGATGATCCCTCTTTTAAAGTCCTACCCTATTTGAAAGAAAATCTCACCAGAGAAAATGTCAAATTTCTAGAAGAAAAGTTAGATCTTTGGAGTCTGATGTACGTTGCAAAGTTTGCTGATTGGGTGCTGGGAATTGACGGAGGAGGTTTTAATTTCTTACAAATGCCAACAAACGCTTATCAAATAAACTTTTATACAGATGTTGAAACTTGGAAACCCTTTTCTTTAAATCCTTATAGAGTAGAAGATAGCTTTAAAAATGTAATCTTAATTTCCTCTATAACTTCCCAGAATAAAAGGAAAAAAGTTCTTTTTGTTAACGATTCCAAGAAAGTGTTTTGTGAGAAGTTGGAAAAAGAATGTGATTATGTTAAAAGAAATCTGCTTGAATATATTTTAGAGAAAAAGATAAAACTGGAATGAAGATGAGAGGTAATAGACTTCTAAAAATTTTAGATAGGTACATAGGAATTCCTTTAGTATTCTCTCTAGGAATCCTTAAAAGAAGAAAAAAACATCCTAAAAGTTTGGATAGAATTGGTATCTTAAAAACTGCTGCTATAGGAGATACTATACTCCTTTCTGCAATAATAGAAGATATTTTTGACTTCCTTCCAAATGTGAAAGTGGTTTTATTTTGTGGATCTTCCAACTATGAAATTGCTAAACTGATAGCCGAACAGTATTCAGAACTGAAAGTTGTTAGGTTAACTCTTAAAAATCTTATTTCGGACATAAAAACCATTAGAGGTTTTGAACTTGATGTTCTTCTGGACTTTGGAAGCTGGCCAAGGATTAATGCTGTCTACTCCTTTTTTTCAAAGTCTAGCTTTAAGGTAGGATTTAGAACTCCCTATCAGTATAGGCATTACATCTATGATGAAGCGGTTGAACATAGAAATGACATTCATGAGATTTTTAACTACAAAAACATCCTTAAAACCATAGGAGTAAATGGAAGTAATCTACCGACAATTTCATTGCCTCGAGTAGAAAAAAATAAAAATCTTATCGTTATCCATATGTTTCCTGGAGGAACAAAAAGTTATCTAAAGGAATGGCCAGAGGAGTATTGGGTAGAACTAGTAGACTATCTTACGGGTAAAGGTTATTCTATTGCTTTAACAGGGGCAAAGTCTGATAGAGATAGAGCTTTAAAGATATACAACCAATCTAAAAGGAAGAATCTTGTAGAGGTTGTAGCTGGAAAATTAAGCCTTAAAGAAGTAGCCCTTCTTTTAAAAAGAAGTACTTTGGTTATAAGTGTTAACACAGGCATTATGCACTTAGCATCTGCTTTAGGTTGCAACCTTGTAGCTTTGCATGGACCTACTTCCTCAAAAAGGTGGGGACCATTAAACAAAAACTCTATTTCTATTCAGAGTCCCCTGAGGTGTTCTCCATGTTTAAACTTAGGATTTGAATATGGTTGCAACGAAAACAAATGTATGAAAGCTATTACAATGAAAGACGTTATAGAATCGGTAAAAGAATTCATCAATTTGGCCTAAGCTTGTTGAAGGCAGTATCTCGAATTTGTTCAAGAAGTGATTAACTTTATAAGATAGGATAGATTGCAAATGAAACTTTTTCTTGGAGGAAATATGGAAACAACCCTTAAAACCAAAGAGAAAAAACTAAGAAAAAGAGTTCCAAAAGTTCTCATATACGAGATGAGACATGGAAGTCCTATTTATTATCGAGACTACGACAAGGTGGTTTCGGGAGAGAAGCAACTGGAGGAAGTAATGGGAAGTAGTGGTTTGCAAAGCTGGTTGATAGATCTTATAGTTCGTTTTCTTCATATGACTCTGAGTTCAAAAGATTATCAGCTACTTTTCGGAGAGGTTGGTTATAAGTTTGCCTCTAAAAGCTGGTATAACTTAGATATAGGAATATGGGAAAAAGAAAAGGTTAAACCCTTTTTAAAAAAGGATAAATTGGTTCCAGTAGCTCCGAAAGTAGTGATAGAAATAGATACAAAAGCAGACCTTAGAAAGTTTTCTACTCCTCAGGATTACTTTCACCGAAAAACTCAAGACCTCTTAGACCACGGTGTCGATAGGGTAATCTGGATATTTACAAAAGATAAAAAGATATGGATAGCGGAGAAAGAAAAGCCTTGGCTTATTGTTGATTGGGACTATGAGATTCCTGTCTTGGAGGGAGTATCCTTTAATCTTAAGAGACTTATAGAAGAAGATGAAAGTGATAAATAAAAGTACGGTAGTCTGGTAAGCTATTCAAAATAGAAAGTTAAAAGTTTTTTCGATTCTGGAGTAAAAATTAGTAAAAATTGTTTGTTAAGCTTATCCTAATAAAAGAGTTAATGAAAGCTAAGGTACAAAAGAAATGCAACAAATAACAACTGATTGAAGTTACAATGCTAGATGGAATTACCTTTAGCCTTGATGAGAAATTGGAGGAGAAAGCAAAGTGAAAGCTGTTATCTTAGCAGGAGGCAGTGGAACAAGACTTTACCCGGTTACCGTTGCAATAAACAAGCATTTCTTACCCATCTACAACAAGCCGATGATTTACTATCCACTTTCTTTAGCAATGCTTCTTAAAATAAGAGAAGTTCTCTTTATAGTTAATCCTCAGGATTTGGAAACTTTTAAAAAACTTTTCAGAGATGGTAGCCATTTAGGGATGAAAATAGAGTACAAGATACAAGAAAAACCCAACGGACTTGCTGAAGGATTAATTCTTGCAGAGGAGTTCATAGAAAAAGACAATATCTTTTACATATTAGGAGATAACATATTTTATGGACATGACCTTATAAAGATAATAGAGGAAGCTAAAAAAGAAATTGAACAAAACGGTGGAGCTTATGTTTTTGGATATTATGTAAAAGATCCAGAAAGATTTGGAGTTGTTGAGTTTGATGAGAACGGAAAAGTTAAAACAATAGAGGAAAAACCAAAGAACCCTAAGTCCAACTATGCTGTAGTAGGTATGTACTTTTATGACAACAAGGCTATAGAAATAGCAAAAAATGTAAAACCTTCAGATAGAGGGGAATTGGAGATAACCTCTGTTAATGAGGAGTATTTAAAACGAGGAAAACTAAAGGTAAAACTTTTGGGAAGAGGATTTGCATGGTTTGACGCCGGAACTCACGATAGTTTCTTAGAAGCTGGTGAATTTGTTGCTACAATTGAAAAAAAGACAGGTTTAATGATAGGTTGTATAGAGGAGATAGCCTTCAATAACGGGTGGATAGACAGAGATCAACTTTTAGAACTTGCTAAACCACTTTCAAAAACTGAGTATGGAAGGTATTTGTTGGAGTTGGTTGATTAGTTGGAGGAGAAGCCATGCCTTTTGAGTTTATAAAAACAGAAATTCCAGAAGTGATTATCGTAAAGCCCATAGTGTTTGGAGATGAAAGAGGATTCTTTATGGAAACCTTTAAAAAGAGTGATTTTGAAAAGGCAGGAATTGATACCAATTTCGTTCAGGATAACCATTCAAAATCAAGAAAGAACGTTCTTAGAGGTCTTCATTATCAGATTGAACCTAAATCTCAAGGAAAACTTGTAAGGTGTATAAAAGGAAAGATTTTTGACGTTGCCGTAGATATCAGAAAGGGAAGTCCAACCTTTGGAAGATGGGTAGGAGTAGAGCTTTCTGAAGAAA harbors:
- the rfbC gene encoding dTDP-4-dehydrorhamnose 3,5-epimerase codes for the protein MPFEFIKTEIPEVIIVKPIVFGDERGFFMETFKKSDFEKAGIDTNFVQDNHSKSRKNVLRGLHYQIEPKSQGKLVRCIKGKIFDVAVDIRKGSPTFGRWVGVELSEENKLMLWIPKGFAHGFLTLSEEAEIIYKVSGSEYSPDHDRSIRWNDPEIDIKWPFEGEPILSEKDKNAPFLKDAEINFVYRTEVK
- a CDS encoding Uma2 family endonuclease, which encodes MKLFLGGNMETTLKTKEKKLRKRVPKVLIYEMRHGSPIYYRDYDKVVSGEKQLEEVMGSSGLQSWLIDLIVRFLHMTLSSKDYQLLFGEVGYKFASKSWYNLDIGIWEKEKVKPFLKKDKLVPVAPKVVIEIDTKADLRKFSTPQDYFHRKTQDLLDHGVDRVIWIFTKDKKIWIAEKEKPWLIVDWDYEIPVLEGVSFNLKRLIEEDESDK
- the rfbA gene encoding glucose-1-phosphate thymidylyltransferase RfbA, whose protein sequence is MKAVILAGGSGTRLYPVTVAINKHFLPIYNKPMIYYPLSLAMLLKIREVLFIVNPQDLETFKKLFRDGSHLGMKIEYKIQEKPNGLAEGLILAEEFIEKDNIFYILGDNIFYGHDLIKIIEEAKKEIEQNGGAYVFGYYVKDPERFGVVEFDENGKVKTIEEKPKNPKSNYAVVGMYFYDNKAIEIAKNVKPSDRGELEITSVNEEYLKRGKLKVKLLGRGFAWFDAGTHDSFLEAGEFVATIEKKTGLMIGCIEEIAFNNGWIDRDQLLELAKPLSKTEYGRYLLELVD
- a CDS encoding glycosyltransferase family 9 protein, which encodes MKMRGNRLLKILDRYIGIPLVFSLGILKRRKKHPKSLDRIGILKTAAIGDTILLSAIIEDIFDFLPNVKVVLFCGSSNYEIAKLIAEQYSELKVVRLTLKNLISDIKTIRGFELDVLLDFGSWPRINAVYSFFSKSSFKVGFRTPYQYRHYIYDEAVEHRNDIHEIFNYKNILKTIGVNGSNLPTISLPRVEKNKNLIVIHMFPGGTKSYLKEWPEEYWVELVDYLTGKGYSIALTGAKSDRDRALKIYNQSKRKNLVEVVAGKLSLKEVALLLKRSTLVISVNTGIMHLASALGCNLVALHGPTSSKRWGPLNKNSISIQSPLRCSPCLNLGFEYGCNENKCMKAITMKDVIESVKEFINLA
- a CDS encoding glycosyltransferase family 2 protein, which translates into the protein MKKTVMSKKKIEKFPKVYIIVLNYNGWADTIECLESILRNDYPNYQVIVVDNNSSDNSMEYIKAWAEGKLDVWVKVDHPLRRFSFPPVKKPIPYVCYTRKEAKKGGNSNLENSLKLTVQPVRYLTNYPLVLIQTGENLGYAGGNNIGIRYALAKDDFEYIWILNNDTIVSEDSLSSLVCCINETGAGAVGSTIFFYKSPYEIQTTGVKVKRYFLRDVFSYRMIAEKIVRPRRVDSLVGCSFLIRKKVLKTVGLFDEQYFLYHEEADLFFRASNSFKFFVSPESKVWHKYSATTGGETSNTVVYYGTRNGFLFSKKHNPCWKHFLFIFLFFLRYYPVRVLKLFPKLSKLIIYHKAILDGIRGRYGKAEIS